The following coding sequences lie in one Haematobia irritans isolate KBUSLIRL chromosome 3, ASM5000362v1, whole genome shotgun sequence genomic window:
- the LOC142231229 gene encoding uncharacterized protein LOC142231229: MPHPKNDILRQLFEYDNQNKTFICNNEDCHKTLCGHAGNLERHLKNTHPDMNEALKAQNDLSDILKNAGFPLKKIIANDPQLLAHIPSQDLYDSEFLRFHESSSTKTLGIKWNALSDSFTYSINPIQFEQTMTKRMVLSSIAQLFDPAGWIAPVIIRAKILMQQLWLEGIGWDDNLGPESQATWNRLVFDFPHINSISIPRWIQCCPTDTLEIHGFSDSSQAAYCACVYLRCQTNKSVVFSNLLVAKSKVAPLKPVCLPRLELKGAFLLAKLVNYVTSTFDFKISSITLWTDSSIVLGWLSKPPWTWETYIANRTSQIHELVPGSNWRHVPTQDNPADLGTRGCRPQDLTPNSLWFNGPKWLTQPHSTWPKRNPLVAPELGKRVNVQTYHSTNDDNDILLRFSSYNRALRVISYMFRFYNNCLSRRRSTIKISNPFLTHKEVTFVKSRLITLSQKKFYPDEYSNLLESKPINDKSQLKCLNPFLSHENIMRVNGRLADTSLPYNERFPIILSGNSRFSHLYLLNLHQLLAHADCTLMCRMVQTEFYISRLKPRVKAIIHKCRTCVIFKQKSCSQIMAPLPSVRCELSPPFNITGVDFAGPFELKSSTLKRAPIIKSYVSIFVCFTTKAIHLEPCSELSSLAFEAAFTRFVGRRGLPHRVVSDNGRNFIGASRKLLKEFSGFVKSTASDISQKYSTHGFEWQFIPPHAPHMGGLWESAVKSFKHHFKRIAGAHKFTFEQFATILARIEGILNSRPISAVSEDPSDLTALTPGHFLKGSPIMSFPETPSQNLSLLNRWTKLKALHHQFAIRWKEDYLKSLHKRYKWKNSGPNLKIGDLVVVMDDLLPPSDWRLGRIVNTHHGSDNNIRVADIKVASGIITRPIVKLCYLPLLDQASPEPTS; encoded by the exons ATGCCGCATCCAAAAAATGATATATTACGACAACTATTTGAGTATGacaatcaaaataaaacatttatatgtaacaATGAAGACTGCCATAAAACTTTATGTGGGCATGCCGGTAATTTGGAGCGTCATCTTAAAAATACGCACCCTGATATGAAT GAGGCTTTGAAGGCTCAAAATGATCTAAGTGATATTTTAAAGAATGCCGGTTTTCCTCTTAAGAAGATCATAGCTAATGATCCACAATTACTCGCTCATATTCCGTCTCAAGACCTATACGATTCCGAATTTTTACGCTTCCATGAATCAAGTTCTACAAAAACTTTGGGTATAAAGTGGAACGCGTTGTCAGATTCGTTTACTTACTCGATAAATCCAATACAATTTGAACAGACTATGACGAAAAGGATGGTTCTATCGTCAATCGCTCAATTATTTGATCCCGCGGGATGGATTGCGCCGGTTATTATTCGGGCAAAAATATTAATGCAACAATTGTGGCTAGAAGGAATTGGATGGGATGACAATCTTGGTCCAGAGTCACAAGCTACTTGGAATAGACTCGTATTCGATTTCCCTCACATTAATTCTATCTCTATACCAAGATGGATTCAATGTTGTCCTACTGATACTTTGGAAATCCACGGGTTTTCAGATTCGTCTCAAGCTGCATATTGTGCATGTGTTTATTTGCGATGCCAGACTAATAAATCAGTTGTGTTTTCTAATTTACTGGTTGCTAAAAGCAAAGTCGCTCCTCTCAAACCTGTATGTTTGCCAAGATTGGAACTTAAAGGTGCATTTCTTTTAGCTAAACTCGTCAATTATGTCACTTCGACCTTTGATTTCAAAATAAGCTCCATTACTTTATGGACTGACTCTTCAATTGTCCTTGGTTGGCTTTCGAAACCACCTTGGACCTGGGAGACGTACATTGCGAATAGGACCTCACAAATTCACGAGTTAGTTCCTGGTAGCAATTGGCGACATGTCCCAACTCAGGATAATCCAGCAGATCTCGGTACTAGGGGTTGCCGACCTCAAGATTTAACACCCAATTCTTTATGGTTTAATGGTCCAAAATGGCTAACTCAACCACACTCAACGTGGCCTAAAAGAAATCCATTGGTTGCACCAGAATTAGGAAAGCGAGTAAATGTGCAAACTTATCATAGTACAAATGACGATAAtgatattttactccgattttcgTCTTACAATCGCGCATTGCGAGTTATATCCTACATGTTTCGTTTTTATAACAATTGCCTAAGTCGACGGAGATCgacaataaaaatttcgaatccATTTCTTACTCATAAAGAAGTTACATTTGTTAAATCACGTTTAATCACATTAtcgcaaaagaaattttacccTGACGAATATTCTAATCTTCTTGAATCGAAACCAATTAATGATAAAAGCCAATTGAAATGTTTGAATCCATTTCTTTCTCACGAGAATATTATGCGAGTTAATGGAAGACTCGCCGACACGTCTCTACCATACAACGAGCGATTTCCTATTATTCTTTCGGGGAACTCACGTTTCAGTCACTTATACTTATTAAACTTGCATCAATTATTAGCTCATGCCGATTGTACGCTAATGTGCCGAATGGTACAGActgaattttatatatcccgTTTAAAACCGCGAGTGAAGGCTATAATTCATAAATGCCGAACGTGTGTAATATTCAAACAAAAGTCCTGTAGCCAGATAATGGCTCCTCTTCCATCTGTGCGATGTGAACTATCCCCTCCTTTTAATATCACCGGTGTAGACTTCGCAGGGCCTTTTGAGCTAAAAAGTTCCACTCTAAAAAGAGCTCCAATAATAAAAAGCTACGtttcgatttttgtttgtttcactaCAAAAGCGATCCACTTAGAACCCTGTTCAGAATTATCGTCTCTAGCCTTTGAAGCTGCATTTACACGATTCGTCGGGAGGCGGGGGCTACCCCATAGGGTTGTTTCCGATAATGGAAGAAATTTTATTGGGGCAAGCCGAAAATTACTAAAAGAATTTTCTGGTTTTGTTAAATCCACCGCCAGTGACATATCCCAGAAATATTCAACACACGGCTTTGAGTGGCAATTTATCCCACCGCATGCCCCGCATATGGGCGGATTATGGGAATCGGCCGTAAAAAGTTTTAAACATCATTTTAAACGAATAGCTGGTGCCCATAAATTTACTTTCGAACAATTTGCTACAATTCTCGCAAGAATCGAAGGAATTCTAAACTCACGTCCCATATCTGCCGTTTCTGAAGATCCATCAGATTTGACAGCTCTTACTCCGGGTCACTTTTTAAAAGGATCACCAATTATGTCTTTCCCTGAAACCCCATCTCAAAACTTATCTCTTCTCAATAGATGGACAAAGTTAAAAGCTCTGCACCATCAATTTGCTATCAGATGGAAAGAGGACTATCTGAAATCTCTACACAAACGATATAAGTGGAAAAATTCAGGTCCCAATTTAAAGATTGGCGATTTGGTTGTCGTCATGGACGATTTGTTACCACCTAGCGACTGGCGCTTGGGTAGAATCGTAAATACTCATCATGGTTCCGACAATAATATTCGTGTTGCGGATATCAAAGTTGCTTCAGGAATTATCACTCGCCCTATCGTGAAATTATGCTACTTACCGCTCTTAGACCAAGCCTCTCCTGAACCAACCTCTTAA
- the LOC142231230 gene encoding uncharacterized protein LOC142231230, giving the protein MNPTNNPNDPSSGPAGSNASSNANAAAAASPAYDRFLFDCEYLILFCTQFEQCDIRDQTDSVLEVKLEDLEKRWQQLQTSYQNIMLSPSSTDPMDIKANAKINFNASSEAYYTARSQILDILRISGGQARQIARHSLVPEYIPQNQNSIPASSHNTNDSYIKVPPCDTEVFKGGYEEWPSFRDMFTAVYVNHPKLTPAQKLYHLRNKTRGPAGAIVKRYTLCDENFNMAWSALKARYENKRVFVDNQLKILFNIPVANVENSESIQKNSVHDETLSLWEQSLRSHRDLPTWNQLDEFLINRFEVVERISSIKCTKQQNNVTHQNSNKYDQRNPISSQGSGKIQTYLSQEKLTATCLLCETNHSLRTCPKFRQFTAQQRVDFVYKNKICSNCLSSSHLKPNCKSTNTCIICHKPHHSLIHIRTKYNENTSENSNTQENRSESQNHQKPNTHNLSSQKEQPSTSKQNNSSHIQANFSSNNDMILLRTALVQIEHNGELFTIRALIDPGSQRTFISKRIQTRLQLPTTKSNFEISGIGGQRQTSDKQCQLSIVSKKHEIRFSVSAIVLPQVTKRLPAVSFEIPNNSELENLELADPYFNKSSQIDLVLGNDSERFINIEGIKKNICGETSAYNTIFGWVLSGPMRTETIHSFSVNVHEFEESSINEMIRKFWEQEEVPTSHLVSAADAFCEEYYRKTTTRLPGGRYMVRLPFKEEFSDSLYLGPSRYMALAQYNRMERNLSKDSELRTQYHDVLNEYIALDHAEETSSREISFDDKFNSFYLPHHAVVRPEHKSTKVRIVFNASRKTKSGYSLNDILHTGPTLQSDLTSVILNWRKYQYVFCGDIQKMYRQILVHPHDRPYQRILFKPSDNNSIKDYQLKTVTFGINCAPFLAIRTLLQLASDVQATHPTVARILKPVYENKRND; this is encoded by the exons ATGAATCCTACAAACAATCCTAACGACCCTTCATCAGGTCCTGCTGGATCAAATGCTTCCTCCAATGCTAACGCGGCAGCGGCTGCATCTCCCGCATATGATAGATTTCTTTTTGATTGCGAGtatttaatacttttttgtacGCAATTCGAACAATGCGATATTAGAGACCAAACGGACTCTGTATTGGAAGTTAAATTGGAAGACTTGGAGAAAAGATGGCAACAACTTCAGACTTCATATCAAAATATAATGCTATCGCCGAGTTCCACCGATCCGATGGATATTAAAGCtaatgcaaaaataaatttcaatgccAGTTCTGAGGCATATTACACCGCAAGGTCTCAAATCTTAGATATTCTCCGAATATCTGGAGGCCAGGCACGTCAAATTGCCAGACATAGCCTAGTTCCTGAATATATACCTCAGAATCAGAATTCTATTCCCGCTTCTTCTCATAACACTAACGACAGTTATATAAAAGTTCCTCCGTGCGATACCGAGGTGTTTAAAGGTGGTTACGAGGAGTGGCCCTCGTTCCGTGATATGTTCACGGCAGTTTATGTAAATCATCCAAAATTAACCCCCGCTCAAAAACTTTATCATTTACGCAATAAGACCAGGGGCCCAGCTGGGGCTATAGTCAAGCGTTACACTTTGtgcgatgaaaattttaatatggcaTGGAGCGCACTTAAAGCTCGTTACGAGAATAAACGTGTTTTCGttgataatcaattaaaaattcttttcaatATACCTGTGGCAAATGTTGAAAACAGCGaatcaattcaaaaaaattcagTCCACG ATGAAACTCTCTCTTTATGGGAACAATCCCTCAGATCACATCGAGATCTGCCTACGTGGAATCAACtggacgaatttttgataaatagaTTCGAAGTTGTAGAACGCATCTCGAGCATAAAGTGCACAAAGCAGCAAAATAATGTTACAcatcaaaattcaaataaatatgaTCAACGCAATCCCATCTCATCTCAGGGCTCTGGCaaaatacaaacatatctctctcAAGAAAAACTCACAGCTACTTGTTTACTGTGTGAAACCAACCATTCTTTACGAACGTGTCCGAAATTTCGTCAATTTACTGCACAACAGCGTGTAgactttgtctataaaaataagatttgcaGTAACTGCTTATCAAGTTCCCATCTCAAACCTAATTGTAAAAGTACAAACACTTGTATAATTTGTCACAAACCGCACCACAGTTTGATTCATATACGAACTAAATACAACGAAAATACAAGTGAAAATTCAAATACTCAAGAAAATAGAAGCGAAAGCCAGAATCATCAAAAGCCCAATACACACAATTTATCCTCACAGAAGGAACAACCATCTACATCAAAGCAAAATAATTCTTCTCATATCCAAGCCAACTTTTCATCGAATAATGATATGATTTTACTCCGAACTGCATTAGTGCAGATTGAACATAATGGAGAATTGTTCACGATTAGAGCTCTTATAGATCCGGGTTCTCAACGAACATTTATTTCAAAACGAATTCAAACCCGTTTACAACTTCCGACTActaagtcaaattttgaaatatctgGAATTGGTGGCCAGCGTCAAACATCTGACAAACAATGTCAATTGTCCATAGTGTCAAAGAAACATGAAATACGATTCTCAGTTTCTGCCATTGTTTTGCCGCAAGTGACAAAACGTCTTCCTGCCGTTTCGTTTGAAATACCAAATAATTCAGAATTGGAAAATTTAGAGTTGGCAGATCCATATTTCAACAAATCTTCACAAATTGATTTGGTTCTGGGTAATGATTCCGaacgttttattaatattgaaggaatcaagaaaaatatttgtggcGAAACTTCAGCCTATAATACGATATTTGGCTGGGTTCTCAGTGGTCCAATGCGGACTGAAACAATACATTCATTCTCCGTAAATGTTCATGAATTCGAAGAATCTTCTATTAACGAAatgataagaaaattttgggaacaagaAGAAGTTCCTACATCCCATCTCGTCTCAGCTGCTGATGCGTTCTGTGAAGAATATTACAGAAAAACTACAACTCGTTTACCCGGTGGTCGTTACATGGTACGACTTCCTTTTAAGGAAGAATTTTCTGATTCATTGTACTTGGGTCCTTCTAGATATATGGCTTTGGCTCAGTACAATCGTATGGAACGAAATCTTTCCAAAGATTCTGAATTAAGAACACAGTACCATGATGTTCTGAACGAATATATTGCGCTTGATCACGCAGAAGAAACGTCTTCGCGCGAAATTTCTTTTGAtgataaatttaattcattttacttGCCACATCACGCTGTGGTACGACCAGAACATAAGTCCACAAAGGTTCGAATTGTTTTTAATGCGTCCCGAAAAACGAAATCAGGCTATTCTCTTAACGATATATTACACACCGGTCCCACATTACAATCTGATCTTACTTCTGTTATTCTAAATTGGCGGAAATATCAGTATGTTTTCTGCGGGGATATTCAAAAAATGTACAGACAGATTCTTGTACACCCCCATGATAGACCGTATCAACGAATTTTATTCAAACCCTCCGATAATAACTCTATTAAAGATTATCAACTCAAAACAGTAACTTTTGGTATTAATTGCGCGCCATTCCTTGCTATACGTACTCTTTTGCAACTGGCATCTGATGTCCAAGCAACTCATCCCACAGTAGCTCGAATACTTAAACCAGTGTACGAAAACAAACGAAACGATTGA